From Domibacillus sp. DTU_2020_1001157_1_SI_ALB_TIR_016, a single genomic window includes:
- a CDS encoding enoyl-CoA hydratase-related protein yields the protein MKSFSLIQTKVENKIAYMTLKNPPVNALNERLLEELEQCIDELNNNPSVRAVILTGAGSFFVAGADIKEFTSLFGQVEEAKKAAQKGQALCTKIEQSEKPIIAAINGACLGGGLELAMSCHLRIAVHEAKLGLPETKLGLIPGYGGTQRLTRLTNTATALELILTGRFIDGREAERIGLVNRSVEADQLLQEAAGMAELISQKSRLSVKAAMQAVFAGAELPLENGLALEVEQFGALFASQDVQEGVTAFIQKRPALFRDQ from the coding sequence ATGAAGTCTTTTTCTTTGATTCAAACAAAAGTGGAAAATAAGATCGCTTACATGACGCTGAAAAATCCGCCTGTGAATGCGCTGAATGAAAGATTGCTGGAAGAGCTGGAGCAGTGTATCGATGAGCTGAATAACAATCCGTCTGTCAGAGCTGTTATTTTAACAGGGGCTGGCTCTTTCTTTGTGGCCGGGGCAGATATTAAAGAATTCACATCCTTGTTTGGACAGGTAGAAGAAGCAAAGAAAGCCGCACAGAAAGGCCAGGCATTATGTACAAAAATAGAGCAGTCCGAAAAACCGATCATTGCCGCGATTAATGGTGCCTGCCTGGGCGGGGGGCTGGAACTGGCGATGAGCTGTCATCTGCGGATTGCGGTACATGAAGCAAAACTCGGGCTTCCCGAAACAAAGCTTGGCTTGATTCCAGGCTACGGGGGGACGCAGCGCCTCACCCGGTTAACGAATACGGCAACGGCGCTTGAACTCATTTTAACCGGCCGGTTTATAGATGGACGGGAAGCAGAACGGATTGGTTTGGTGAACCGTTCTGTCGAGGCAGATCAGCTTTTGCAAGAAGCGGCCGGGATGGCGGAGCTCATTTCACAGAAAAGCCGCTTGTCTGTAAAAGCAGCGATGCAGGCTGTATTCGCGGGTGCAGAGCTGCCGCTTGAGAACGGATTGGCGCTTGAAGTGGAACAATTCGGTGCGCTGTTTGCTTCACAAGATGTGCAGGAGGGCGTAACTGCTTTTATCCAAAAGCGCCCGGCTCTATTT